Below is a window of Kineococcus rhizosphaerae DNA.
AACCCCCAGCTCGGTGTTCAGAAGAGTCGCTGCCTCTTCGGAAGTGTTCAGCCAGGTGATGAATTTCAGCGCTGCGGCAGGCTTCGTTGAGGCCGCCGTCACCGACAGGGCCGACCCACCCCAGTAGGCGGCAGTGTCCGCCCCAGACTCCCACTGCGGCAGGGGAGCTACGGCCCACTTGCCGGCCAGGTCGGGAGCGTTCGTCTTCAACGCCGCGGTCCCCCACGACGGCCCGATCCAGGTGAGGTAGGTACCATCGGCCAGTCCCTTGAACCAGGCCGGCTGCCAGTTCTGGTCCCCCTTGACGAGCTTCTCATCGATCAAGGACTGCCAGAACTTGGCAACCTCCAGGCTCTGGGTGTCGTCCAGGTCGACCTTCCATGCGGAATTCTGTGCCTCGAACCAGCGGGCGCCGTCCTGCCAGCACAGCCCCGCCAGCCAGGCGGCGCCGTTACTGGCGAAGGAACACATGAAGGACTGCGGCAGAGCCGCCTTCAGCGTGCGGGCAGCGGTCTCGTACTCTGCCCACGTAGTGGGGGCCTTGAGGCCGTTCGCATCGAAGAGATCCTTACGGTAGAAGAGCACCATGGGAGCAATATCCTGGGGGACCCCGTAGGTTCCTCCGGCCAGCTGGACCTGGGACCAGGCGGCCTGAGGGAACTGCGATTTCAGGTCAGCGGTGTCGGATGACACATCGCGCACCAGTTTCTCAACCGCGCTGAAGGGGATGCTGGAGTAATCGACCTGCACCACGTCGGGGGCTCCACTGCCGGCGCCGGTGGCCGCGCTGAGCTTGCTGAAGTACTCCGCCTTCGACGGCAGCTTCTGGAAGGTCACCGGAGTGTCGGGGTTGGCGGAGTTCCACGCGTTCGTGGGTGCACTCATGTCATTCCAGGACCAGAAGGTTAGAGGCCCGGTCGTGGGACCACTGGCTGCACTGGTGGCCCCAGAGGGCTGCTGAGGGGAGCCGTCGGAGGAGCATCCGGCCAAAGCGGCCAGAGTCGCCGAAGATCCGGTCAGGGCCAGGAGCGTTCTTCTATCCACCGTGCACTCTCCTTCGAGTCCGTTCGTGCCGCGGGCGCGGCTACGCAGAGCTACGTCTTGCAATGTGCGCAGGCAGCGCCGCACATCACTGCCCTCGACTACGAGCTACAACGAACGACCGCCGCGGACCGTCGGTCCCTTTGGCTGCTGGTCGGTCCACCCGCCCGCATCCTTGGCGATGTCCTGCCGTGCTGTACCGGGCTGTGCCGTGTCGTGCTGCGGCACCCACCGCAGTGGGTGCTGCGACTTGTCCTTCTCCTCCAAGGTGAGGTCTGATGAAGTTAATCACAAGCGCTTGCAGTTTGCCAGGGGCTTTGCTTCTCGATCTTGCAGGCGAAGACACCACCTGCTCCCAGTCCACATGCAACTTGCCTGCAAGCGCTTGCATTTTATCGTGACATCATGGGACGGTTCCCATCGCCAACGACGGAGGTACATGATGAGTACGGTCACGGCCCAACAGGTAGCCGATCTCGTCGGGGTCTCACTTTCGACCGTCTCGCGTGCCTTATCTGCTCCCGATCTGGTCTCCCCCGCAACCCTCGTCCGGGTCCAGGCCGCTGTCCGTCAACTCGGGTACCACCCCAACCGGGCGGCCAGCACATTGGCCACAGGGCGCACGACGAGCATCGGCCTCGTCGTTCCCGACCTCGAGAACCCCTACTTCGCCTCGGTGGCCAAGGGTGTGCAAAGTCGCGCATGGAGCACGGGGTACACCGTCATGGTGGCCGACTCCGATGAAGATCCGGTCCGTGAGGCCGAGGTCGTCAAGAAGTTAAGCCGCCAAGTCGACGGGGTCGTCTTGTGCTCTCCACGATCGACAGACGCCGTGGTCCGTGACCTGGCTTCTCGGGTTCGCCTCGTTCTTCTGAACCGCCAGGTCGATGACTTGCCCAGCGTCAGCGTCGATAATGCAGCTA
It encodes the following:
- a CDS encoding ABC transporter substrate-binding protein → MSAPTNAWNSANPDTPVTFQKLPSKAEYFSKLSAATGAGSGAPDVVQVDYSSIPFSAVEKLVRDVSSDTADLKSQFPQAAWSQVQLAGGTYGVPQDIAPMVLFYRKDLFDANGLKAPTTWAEYETAARTLKAALPQSFMCSFASNGAAWLAGLCWQDGARWFEAQNSAWKVDLDDTQSLEVAKFWQSLIDEKLVKGDQNWQPAWFKGLADGTYLTWIGPSWGTAALKTNAPDLAGKWAVAPLPQWESGADTAAYWGGSALSVTAASTKPAAALKFITWLNTSEEAATLLNTELGVYLASRNGSNIKAFATPDAYFGGQVLNDVYDANSKANPWTWGPTQTDTEAAVNDGLQKVLNAATTVPQVLANAETTTKTSLTNKGLAVV